In the Oncorhynchus tshawytscha isolate Ot180627B linkage group LG17, Otsh_v2.0, whole genome shotgun sequence genome, one interval contains:
- the LOC112216964 gene encoding serine/threonine-protein phosphatase 6 regulatory subunit 2 isoform X1, which yields MFWKFDLHTTSHIDQLLDREDVTLRELMEEDDVLQECKAQNRRLLLFLSQDHCMTELVNLITTEPPADLEEKSRFKFPNIACELLTSDVSLINDKLGGDESLLETLYHFLEQEPPLNPLLASFFSKTIGNLIARKTEQVISFLRKKDGFIGLVLKHIDASAMMDLLLRLISCVEPAPLRQEVLNWLSEEKLIQRLTELIHTGKDEERQSNASQTLCDIIRLSRDQANQMQENVEADPLLAVLESQESVAGLLKTMFEGERSEASIVNGTQVLLTLLETRRSGLEGLMDLYSQGYERSYTVNSSILHAIEPHLKDFQQLLLNPPKKSAILTTVGLLEEPLGNARLHVARLVAALLQTSAPSVCQELCKLTTMDQLLDLFFKYSWNNFLHFQVELCVASILNHSVPEERPIPGLQNHEEEKPPAGPENQGEAVGEAGEPAKASDPVEETTLHNTLVAHLFQKCRLVQRILDAWEENDQIQAEGGARRGNMGHLTRMANMVVQNLEKGPVQSQISDLIKELPEDCKGRWESFVDETLRETNRRNTVELVSTHNLHSSSEDDDMESPFPNDLSLQQAFSDYQIQQMTANFVDQFGFNDEEFSEHDENINATFDRIAEINFNLDADDNSANATAFEACCKERIRQFDDAEEEDDIWEEKEINYATQVKSRTRFGVSHTSESSSRSSLENGGRERDRGSGSDEDDDSRQSASDPGSLKESKDNTPSTPGSQSAICPSWTASFGEAGGNSSSPGPAGWDSPGGSGGDKQEAGWANFTEFQPFSSPDVGPRCSSPVGSSDADKQVKPGPDKSVIVCPGASPSPGGEWPVGEGRKAPLVASDSSSSGGSDSEEDDKTAAATETTSSGANKKAEVKSENPIPLEKLSLTDAPKSPPNAQLAADTPPASTPTHQTDNKEDPPQCPEMPAVNGPV from the exons ATGTTCTGGAAGTTTGACCTGCACACCACGTCCCACATCGACCAGCTGCTGGACCGGGAGGACGTGACGTTGCGGGAGCTCATGGAGGAGGATGATGTCCTGCAGGAGTGCAAGGCCCAGAACCGCCGGCTGCTGCTCTTCCTCTCCCAGGATCACTGCATGACAGAGCTGGTCAACCTCATCACCACAGAGCCCCCTGCTGACTTAGAGGAGAAGAGCCGCTTTAA GTTCCCTAACATCGCCTGTGAGCTCTTGACTtcagatgtgtccctcatcaacgACAAGTTGGGCGGGGACGAGTCACTCCTAGAGACTCTCTACCACTTCCTGGAGCAGGAACCGCCTCTCAACCCGCTACTAGCCAGCTTCTTCAGCAAGACCATCGGCAACCTCATCGCTAGGAAAACAGAACAG GTAATTTCCTTCCTGAGGAAAAAGGATGGCTTCATCGGCCTGGTGCTGAAACACATCGACGCCTCCGCCATGATGGACCTGCTGCTTCGCCTCATCAGCTGTGTGGAGCCTGCCCCCTTGAGACAGGAGGTTCTCAAT TGGCTGAGCGAAGAGAAGCTTATTCAGAGACTCACAGAGCTCATCCACACAGGCAAAGATGAGGAA AGACAATCAAATGCGTCCCAGACGCTTTGTGACATCATCCGCCTTAGTCGAGACCAGGCCAATCAGATGCAGGAGAACGTCGAGGCCGACCCCTTATTGGCTGTTCTAGAGTCACAGGAGAGCGTAGCTGGGCTCCTGAAGACCATGtttgagggggagaggagtgaggcCTCCATTGTTAACGGAACTCAAGTGCTACTTAccttactggagaccaggaggtCCGG GTTGGAGGGGCTGATGGATCTCTATTCTCAGGGATATGAAAGGTCTTACACTGTCAACAGCAGTATTCTACATGCCATTGAGCCCCATCTAAAGGACTTCCAGCAGCTTCTCCTGAACCCCCCCAAG aaaAGTGCAATACTGACGACCGTTGGCCTTCTGGAGGAGCCGCTGGGGAATGCCCGCCTTCACGTGGCCCGGCTAGTGGCCGCCCTGCTGCAGACCAGCGCCCCCAGTGTCTGTCAGGAGCTCTGCAAGCTCACCACAATGGACCAGCTACTG GACCTGTTCTTCAAGTACTCATGGAATAACTTCTTGCACTTCCAAGTGGAGCTGTGTGTGGCGTCCATCCTGAACCACTCTGTCCCAGAGGAGCGGCCCATCCCTGGCCTCCAGAACCACGAGGAAGAGAAGCCCCCAGCAGGCCCAGAGAACCAGGGGGAGGCAGTAGGTGAGGCTGGGGAGCCAGCCAAGGCCAGCGACCCGGTGGAGGAGACCACCCTTCACAACACCCTGGTGGCACAT CTCTTCCAGAAGTGTCGGTTGGTACAGAGGATCCTGGACGCCTGGGAGGAGAATGATCAAATACA GGCGGAGGGCGGCGCTAGGAGAGGTAACATGGGTCACCTGACCAGGATGGCCAACATGGTGGTACAGAACCTAGAGAAAGGACCAGTCCAGTCCCAGATCAGTGACCTCATCAAAg AGTTGCCAGAGGACTGCAAAGGACGCTGGGAGAGCTTTGTGGATGAGACCCTGAGAGAGAccaacaggagaaacacagtggAACTG GTGAGCACCCATAACCTGCACTCCTCCAGTGAAGATGATGATATGGAGAGTCCCTTCCCCAACGATCTGTCACTCCAACAG gCTTTCTCAGACTATCAGATCCAGCAGATGACTGCCAACTTTGTGGATCAGTTTGGGTTCAACGATGAGGAGTTCAGTGAGCATGATGAAAACATCAA TGCCACATTTGACCGGATTGCAGAAATAAACTTCAATCTAGATGCTGATGATAATAGT GCCAACGCTACTGCCTTTGAGGCCTGCTGTAAAGAGAGGATACGTCAGTTTGACGATGCTGAAGAGGAGGACGACATTTGGGAGGAGAAGGAGATTAACTATGCAACACAAGTCAAATCCAGAACACG gtttgGGGTGTCCCACACCTCAGAGAGCAGCTCCAGAAGCAGTCTGGAGAACGGGGGTCGGGAGCGGGACCGCGGGTCGGGCTCAGACGAGGACGACGACTCCAGACAGAGCGCCTCAGATCCAGGCAGCCTGAAGGAGAGCAAGGACAACACTCCCAGTACGCCTGGCAGTCAATCAGCTATTT GTCCAAGCTGGACAGCGAGTTTCGGGGAAGCTGGGGGTAACTCGTCCTCTCCGGGTCCTGCAGGCTGGGATTCCCcaggggggagtggaggagacaAACAGGAGGCAGGTTGGGCCAACTTCACGGAGTTCCAACCTTTCAGCAG CCCAGATGTTGGCCCCAGATGCAGCTCTCCCGTAGGCAGCAGTGACGCAGACAAACAAGTGAAACCAGGTCCGGACAAGAGTG TGATTGTGTGTCCAGGTGCGAGCCCCTCTCCCGGTGGTGAGTGGCCGGTGGGTGAAGGTAGGAAGGCTCCCCTCGTAGCCTCAGATAGCAGCTCCTCCGGGGGCTCCGACAGCGAGGAGGACGACAAGACTGCCGCCGCAACGGAAACCACCAGCTCGGGCGCCAACAAGAAAGCAGAAGTCAAAAG TGAGAACCCCATCCCTCTGGAAAAACTGTCCCTCACAGACGCGCCCAAGTCCCCCCCAAATGCACAGCTTGCAGCAGACACACCACCAGCCTCGACCCCCACCCATCAGACAGACAACAA AGAGGATCCACCCCAGTGCCCAGAGATGCCAGCAGTCAACGGGCCTGTCTGA